A DNA window from Hordeum vulgare subsp. vulgare chromosome 1H, MorexV3_pseudomolecules_assembly, whole genome shotgun sequence contains the following coding sequences:
- the LOC123424404 gene encoding uncharacterized protein LOC123424404 isoform X1, which translates to MATASRLLPPFPPPAAPTSRHATLRAAPRSCSLAIPSLRCRASAPAAVDAAGAPLLLEDRAGTVSIREFVTLDELHAAVRLRVRTFYEYARDTVGAEDHRKGLAEREYEALQNRISGNMINFRRVSCINGTVPLLPSLMPAEELCSTCKFVEDGEERIVVGSLDLNQCLWLPDELTGKRPGVTESSHTRAYLSNVCVAKELQRCGLGYALVDKSKKLARQWGITDLYVHVAINNEAAQKLYIKSGFVYESEEPAQQARHLGRPRRLLLWLDMKNEAL; encoded by the exons ATGGCGACGGCGTCGCGGCTGCTGCCGCCCTTCccccctccagcggccccgacatCCCGCCACGCAACTCTCCGCGCCGCTCCTCGCAGCTGCAGCCTCGCCATCCCGAGCCTCCGGTGCCGCGCCTCCGCCCCAGCGGCCGTTGACGCTGCTGGCGCGCCGCTGCTGCTGGAGGACCGCGCCGGCACGGTGTCCATCCGAGAGTTTGTCACGCTCGATGAGCTCCACGCCGCCGTGCGCCTCCGCGTGCGCACCTTCTACGAGTACGCCCGCGACACTGTCGGGGCCGAG GATCACAGGAAAGGTCTGGCAGAGAGGGAATATGAAGCATTACAAAATCGGATTTCTGGGAATATGATTAATTTTCGGAGAGTCTCTTGTATAAATGGGACAGTGCCACTGTTGCCATCGTTGATGCCAGCAGAGGAGCTTTGTTCAACATGCAAG TTTGTTGAAGATGGGGAAGAGAGAATAGTGGTTGGTAGTTTAGACCTGAATCAGTGCCTCTGGCTACCAGATGAACTGACTGGAAAGAGGCCAGGG GTAACTGAATCAAGCCATACACGGGCATATCTGAGCAACGTATGTGTTGCTAAGGAGCTCCAAAGATGCGGACTGGGCTATGCATTGGTTGACAAGTCTAAGAAGCTTGCTCGTCAATGGG GCATAACAGATTTGTATGTCCATGTTGCCATCAACAACGAGGCGGCACAAAAACTGTACATCAAGAGTGGATTTGTGTATGAAAGTGAGGAGCCTGCCCAGCAGGCTAGGCATCTTGGGCGCCCTCGAAGGCTTCTTCTTTGGCTTGATATGAAGAACGAGGCCTTGTGA
- the LOC123424404 gene encoding uncharacterized protein LOC123424404 isoform X2, producing MATASRLLPPFPPPAAPTSRHATLRAAPRSCSLAIPSLRCRASAPAAVDAAGAPLLLEDRAGTVSIREFVTLDELHAAVRLRVRTFYEYARDTVGAEDHRKGLAEREYEALQNRISGNMINFRRVSCINGTVPLLPSLMPAEELCSTCKVTESSHTRAYLSNVCVAKELQRCGLGYALVDKSKKLARQWGITDLYVHVAINNEAAQKLYIKSGFVYESEEPAQQARHLGRPRRLLLWLDMKNEAL from the exons ATGGCGACGGCGTCGCGGCTGCTGCCGCCCTTCccccctccagcggccccgacatCCCGCCACGCAACTCTCCGCGCCGCTCCTCGCAGCTGCAGCCTCGCCATCCCGAGCCTCCGGTGCCGCGCCTCCGCCCCAGCGGCCGTTGACGCTGCTGGCGCGCCGCTGCTGCTGGAGGACCGCGCCGGCACGGTGTCCATCCGAGAGTTTGTCACGCTCGATGAGCTCCACGCCGCCGTGCGCCTCCGCGTGCGCACCTTCTACGAGTACGCCCGCGACACTGTCGGGGCCGAG GATCACAGGAAAGGTCTGGCAGAGAGGGAATATGAAGCATTACAAAATCGGATTTCTGGGAATATGATTAATTTTCGGAGAGTCTCTTGTATAAATGGGACAGTGCCACTGTTGCCATCGTTGATGCCAGCAGAGGAGCTTTGTTCAACATGCAAG GTAACTGAATCAAGCCATACACGGGCATATCTGAGCAACGTATGTGTTGCTAAGGAGCTCCAAAGATGCGGACTGGGCTATGCATTGGTTGACAAGTCTAAGAAGCTTGCTCGTCAATGGG GCATAACAGATTTGTATGTCCATGTTGCCATCAACAACGAGGCGGCACAAAAACTGTACATCAAGAGTGGATTTGTGTATGAAAGTGAGGAGCCTGCCCAGCAGGCTAGGCATCTTGGGCGCCCTCGAAGGCTTCTTCTTTGGCTTGATATGAAGAACGAGGCCTTGTGA